In Acidimicrobiales bacterium, a single window of DNA contains:
- a CDS encoding type II toxin-antitoxin system prevent-host-death family antitoxin: MDVGIRDLRDNLSRYIERVRGGDELVITDRGSAVARIVPVEGGRRLDRLVAEGLVTPAARRQRTRPARRVKARGTVSDLVAEQRR; this comes from the coding sequence ATGGATGTGGGGATACGGGACCTGCGTGACAATCTGAGCCGCTACATCGAACGGGTGCGTGGTGGGGACGAGTTGGTGATCACCGACCGGGGATCGGCGGTGGCGAGGATCGTGCCGGTGGAGGGCGGGCGGAGGCTGGATCGTCTGGTCGCGGAGGGCCTGGTCACACCCGCTGCGAGACGGCAGAGGACACGTCCTGCCAGGCGGGTCAAGGCGCGGGGAACTGTGAGTGACCTCGTGGCCGAGCAGCGTCGTTGA
- a CDS encoding type II toxin-antitoxin system VapC family toxin, which produces MICYFDTSALIPLVVEEAGSGVAGRLWDEADHVVSSRLAYAEARAALAQAHRTDRIDAVGLRRAVADLEVLVGDLDLVEVGADVVHRAGELAERLALRGYDAVHLGSAESVADPDLVLVAGDRQLLRAAGELQIAIADVNH; this is translated from the coding sequence TTGATCTGCTACTTCGACACGTCGGCTCTGATCCCGTTGGTGGTCGAGGAGGCGGGAAGCGGTGTCGCCGGTCGTCTGTGGGACGAGGCCGATCATGTCGTGTCCTCACGGCTGGCCTACGCGGAGGCGCGTGCCGCGTTGGCGCAGGCGCACCGGACCGACCGGATCGATGCCGTCGGCCTGCGTCGGGCGGTTGCCGATCTCGAGGTCCTGGTCGGAGACCTGGACCTGGTCGAGGTCGGGGCGGACGTGGTGCACCGTGCAGGTGAGCTGGCGGAGCGGTTGGCACTGAGGGGCTACGACGCGGTCCACCTCGGCTCAGCGGAGTCAGTCGCCGATCCCGATCTCGTGCTGGTGGCCGGTGACCGCCAGCTGCTGCGTGCCGCGGGCGAACTGCAGATCGCCATCGCCGACGTCAACCACTGA